Proteins from a genomic interval of Youhaiella tibetensis:
- a CDS encoding HigA family addiction module antitoxin — translation MTSTWKTIIEANMEEMGMMPPHPGDFLKTEIVEAYGLTVTDAANILGVTRPALSALLNQRSSLSPEMALRFEKAFGIGMETMLRMQTGWDIAQQRKREAEIHVVRYQPAAA, via the coding sequence ATGACCTCGACCTGGAAGACTATCATTGAGGCCAACATGGAAGAGATGGGCATGATGCCGCCGCACCCCGGCGACTTTCTCAAGACCGAGATCGTGGAGGCCTATGGGCTGACGGTCACGGATGCCGCCAACATCCTTGGGGTGACGCGTCCGGCGCTCTCCGCGCTCCTCAACCAGAGGTCGTCGCTTTCGCCGGAGATGGCGCTGCGGTTCGAGAAGGCGTTCGGGATCGGGATGGAGACGATGCTGCGAATGCAGACCGGATGGGACATCGCCCAGCAGCGCAAGCGGGAAGCCGAAATACACGTCGTTCGGTATCAGCCCGCGGCGGCCTGA
- a CDS encoding type II toxin-antitoxin system RelE/ParE family toxin: protein MIIGTIRHKGLRRFYRSDDPSGLPPALVDKIRKIVAALRYVETIEELRALPTWRLHQLSGDRKGVWSAHISANWRLTFNVVGVPPIVDDLDLEDYH, encoded by the coding sequence ATGATCATCGGGACGATCCGGCATAAGGGGTTGCGAAGGTTTTATCGCTCGGACGATCCGTCCGGGTTGCCGCCCGCCCTCGTGGACAAGATTCGCAAGATCGTTGCCGCTTTGAGGTACGTGGAGACGATCGAGGAGCTTCGGGCGTTGCCGACCTGGCGGCTTCACCAACTGTCTGGGGACCGCAAGGGTGTCTGGTCGGCGCATATCTCTGCCAACTGGCGCCTGACATTCAACGTTGTCGGTGTTCCCCCGATCGTCGATGACCTCGACCTGGAAGACTATCATTGA
- a CDS encoding class D beta-lactamase, with the protein MKHLVSGIFLGLALATPAMAEEGCLLIVDGQSKAVIHEAGEDCDQPNTPASTFKVPLAVMGFETGWLKDGDHPALPWKAEYGVNKPEDKATTTPRTWLRDSVLWYSRVLTRQMGMETFARFVADFDYGNADVSGGLNKAWLNTSLRITPRQQVAFVAKLLEDRLPVSLEALAKTRETMPVFEAGGWTVRGKTGTSYIAKGPLRLGWFVGWADKGEQRVIFAKLIKDKKKTSVMAGPRAKDEFLNEISGVLKGI; encoded by the coding sequence GTGAAGCACTTGGTTTCTGGTATCTTTTTGGGGCTCGCCCTCGCCACTCCGGCCATGGCGGAAGAGGGTTGCCTGCTCATTGTCGATGGGCAAAGCAAGGCGGTGATCCACGAGGCGGGCGAGGACTGCGACCAGCCCAACACACCGGCCTCGACCTTCAAGGTGCCGCTGGCGGTGATGGGATTCGAGACCGGTTGGCTCAAGGACGGCGATCACCCGGCGCTGCCGTGGAAGGCCGAATACGGGGTCAACAAGCCCGAGGACAAGGCGACGACCACGCCCAGGACCTGGCTGCGCGATTCCGTACTCTGGTATTCGCGGGTGCTGACCCGGCAAATGGGTATGGAGACCTTCGCCCGGTTCGTGGCCGATTTCGACTATGGCAACGCCGACGTCTCGGGTGGGCTGAACAAGGCCTGGCTCAACACGTCGCTGCGGATCACACCGCGCCAGCAGGTGGCGTTCGTCGCCAAGCTGCTGGAGGACCGGCTGCCGGTGTCGCTCGAGGCGCTGGCCAAGACGCGCGAGACCATGCCGGTGTTCGAGGCGGGCGGCTGGACCGTGCGCGGCAAGACCGGCACGAGCTACATCGCCAAGGGGCCGCTGCGGCTGGGCTGGTTCGTCGGCTGGGCCGACAAGGGCGAGCAACGGGTGATTTTCGCCAAGCTGATCAAGGACAAGAAAAAGACCTCGGTCATGGCCGGGCCCCGGGCCAAGGATGAATTCCTGAACGAGATTTCCGGTGTTCTGAAGGGAATCTGA
- a CDS encoding thiamine diphosphokinase yields MQDPNQSGLPFVVDGLLVIVGGGAVDVPLLKRLSAQGARLVGADSGGDAIMEAGLVPDAIIGDLDSISDPEGWPEATRVFHIGEQITTDFEKSLYSTRAPVTVALGMTGRRFDHTLSAISAATRFARERRIILSDEHDVALAMSGPFAFRLPKGERVSIYPLAPIDFVHSEGLLYPLDGLHLEQGGLIGTSNESLTERIEIEPADDTPWLLIVEKSHLPALLSALRR; encoded by the coding sequence GTGCAAGACCCAAACCAGTCTGGCCTGCCCTTCGTCGTGGATGGGCTTCTCGTGATCGTCGGCGGCGGCGCCGTGGACGTGCCGCTGCTCAAACGGCTTTCGGCCCAGGGCGCCCGGCTCGTGGGCGCCGACAGCGGGGGCGATGCCATCATGGAGGCGGGGCTGGTGCCCGATGCCATCATCGGGGACCTGGATTCGATCTCGGACCCGGAAGGGTGGCCGGAGGCGACGCGGGTGTTTCACATCGGCGAGCAGATCACCACCGACTTCGAGAAGAGCCTTTATTCGACGCGCGCGCCGGTGACGGTGGCGCTGGGGATGACGGGGCGGCGGTTCGACCACACGCTTTCGGCCATCAGCGCGGCAACCCGGTTCGCGCGCGAGCGGCGGATCATCCTCTCGGACGAGCACGACGTGGCACTGGCGATGAGCGGGCCGTTCGCGTTCCGTCTTCCCAAGGGCGAGCGGGTCTCGATCTACCCCCTGGCGCCGATCGATTTCGTGCATTCGGAAGGACTGCTCTACCCCCTCGACGGGTTGCACCTGGAGCAGGGCGGGCTCATCGGCACCTCTAACGAATCCTTAACCGAACGCATCGAAATCGAGCCGGCCGACGATACGCCCTGGCTGCTGATCGTGGAAAAGTCACACTTGCCGGCCTTGCTCTCCGCATTACGGAGGTAA
- the thiB gene encoding thiamine ABC transporter substrate binding subunit: MVKSIRFALAVLAGLAAALPAAAQEAPTLTIYTYDGFASEWGPGPGLKKGFEAQCNGCTVNFVAADSSIGALRKVQLEGATTEADMILGLDTATAGEARATGLFAEHGLDIQGLSLPVAWTDKEFAPFDWGYFAFVYNKTKVPNPPRSFEDLIAMPESFKIVIEDPRSDTPGFGLLLWIKAAYGDKAPEIWKGLKPHILTMAKGWSEAYGLFLKGEADMAMSYTTSPAYHAVAENDENYAFAEFTEGHYPQIEVAGILKSSPHQELARQFLAYLTSKEAQTIIPTTNWMYPVVDIGDALPAAFNAQPKPAKVLELDEATITANSKSWIDEALAAIQ, encoded by the coding sequence ATGGTCAAATCCATCCGCTTCGCGCTTGCGGTTCTTGCCGGCCTTGCCGCGGCTTTGCCCGCGGCGGCCCAGGAAGCGCCCACGCTCACCATCTACACCTATGACGGCTTCGCCTCCGAGTGGGGCCCCGGCCCCGGCCTCAAGAAAGGCTTCGAGGCTCAGTGCAACGGCTGCACCGTCAATTTCGTCGCTGCCGATTCCTCGATCGGCGCCCTGCGCAAGGTCCAGCTCGAAGGCGCCACCACCGAGGCCGACATGATCCTCGGCCTTGATACCGCCACCGCTGGAGAAGCCCGCGCCACCGGCCTCTTCGCCGAACATGGCCTCGATATCCAGGGGCTCTCCCTGCCCGTCGCCTGGACCGACAAGGAATTCGCTCCCTTCGACTGGGGCTATTTCGCCTTCGTCTACAACAAGACCAAGGTCCCCAACCCGCCCAGGTCCTTCGAGGACCTCATCGCGATGCCCGAGAGCTTCAAGATCGTCATCGAGGACCCGCGCTCGGACACCCCCGGCTTCGGCCTCCTTCTCTGGATCAAGGCCGCCTATGGCGACAAGGCTCCCGAGATCTGGAAGGGCCTCAAGCCCCATATCCTGACCATGGCCAAGGGCTGGTCAGAGGCTTACGGCCTCTTCCTCAAGGGCGAGGCCGACATGGCCATGTCCTACACCACCTCGCCCGCCTACCACGCCGTGGCCGAGAACGACGAGAACTACGCCTTCGCCGAATTCACCGAGGGCCATTACCCGCAGATCGAGGTGGCGGGCATCCTCAAGTCTTCGCCGCACCAGGAACTGGCCAGGCAATTCCTCGCCTATCTTACCAGCAAGGAAGCCCAGACCATCATCCCGACGACCAACTGGATGTACCCGGTGGTCGATATCGGCGATGCCCTGCCGGCCGCCTTCAACGCCCAGCCCAAGCCCGCCAAGGTGCTCGAGCTCGACGAAGCCACCATCACCGCCAATTCCAAGTCCTGGATCGATGAAGCCCTCGCTGCCATCCAGTGA
- a CDS encoding thiamine/thiamine pyrophosphate ABC transporter permease ThiP — MKPSLPSSEDRLILPSRPLRLFGGAATALFIAGLVVMVLWSILHAAANEPQVAQSTIDIPHLLRMTSIQAGLTTILSLVVGTALAWCLNRLTFPGRGLVVGLFAAAIVTPGLIVAFGLLSVWGRNGWINAALSPLGLSIGNPMFGLPGILFAHVILDAAFAARVLLARLDGIPTARLKTGQSLALGPVQRFAMIDWPAIRGALPGLAAIIFLIAFTSFPIVLLLGGGPANQTLEVAIYSAVRLDFDLRGAVNLALVQIGVCSAIILLASALAPVPTSLGPSGGQSWADRPAARAFQWLILLVCLLAFVLPLLSVLIDGLAPGLRGILAVTGRDSFKAAIVTSLVIGLASATLCVLFALLLAMARATTARHLARIGLGAPAYAYLAVPAVVLALGFFLLVRNMGIRADTAAPYVVVIANALLSLPFAIATLGPPLEAIARGQGRLVRALGLTGWQQFALVEFPLLGRDLGVAFALAFCFSLGDLGVISLFGTQDFATLPLLMYRALGTYRSNDAAVIAALMLILALLAFIGLPRLFEKLANAQA, encoded by the coding sequence ATGAAGCCCTCGCTGCCATCCAGTGAGGATCGGCTGATCCTGCCGTCCCGCCCGCTCCGCCTTTTTGGCGGAGCGGCAACGGCCCTCTTCATTGCCGGCCTGGTGGTCATGGTCCTCTGGTCCATCCTCCATGCCGCCGCCAATGAGCCGCAGGTCGCCCAGTCCACCATCGACATTCCGCACCTCCTGCGGATGACTTCGATCCAGGCCGGTCTGACCACCATCCTCTCGCTTGTCGTCGGCACGGCGCTGGCCTGGTGCCTCAACCGCCTCACTTTTCCGGGCCGCGGGCTGGTCGTCGGTCTCTTCGCCGCCGCCATCGTCACCCCGGGGCTGATCGTTGCCTTCGGGCTGCTCTCGGTCTGGGGCCGCAACGGCTGGATCAACGCGGCCCTGTCCCCGCTCGGCCTTTCCATCGGCAACCCGATGTTCGGCCTGCCCGGCATCCTCTTCGCCCACGTCATTCTCGATGCCGCCTTCGCCGCCCGTGTGCTGCTCGCCCGGCTCGACGGCATCCCCACCGCGCGCCTCAAGACCGGCCAGAGCCTGGCGCTCGGCCCCGTCCAGCGCTTCGCCATGATCGATTGGCCCGCCATCCGCGGCGCCCTGCCCGGCCTCGCCGCCATCATCTTCCTCATCGCCTTCACCAGCTTCCCCATCGTGCTGCTGCTCGGGGGCGGCCCCGCCAACCAGACGCTGGAAGTGGCGATCTATTCGGCCGTCCGCCTCGATTTCGACCTGCGCGGCGCCGTCAATCTCGCGCTCGTCCAGATCGGGGTGTGCTCGGCCATCATCCTGCTCGCCTCGGCCCTGGCGCCGGTCCCGACCAGCCTCGGCCCGTCCGGGGGCCAATCCTGGGCCGACCGGCCGGCGGCTCGCGCCTTTCAATGGCTGATCCTCCTCGTCTGCCTCCTGGCCTTCGTGCTGCCACTGCTTTCGGTGCTCATCGATGGCCTCGCTCCCGGCCTGCGCGGCATTCTCGCCGTCACCGGCCGCGACAGCTTCAAGGCCGCCATTGTCACCAGCCTCGTCATCGGCCTGGCCTCGGCCACGCTCTGCGTGCTCTTCGCGCTGTTGCTCGCCATGGCGCGCGCCACTACCGCCCGGCACCTTGCCCGCATCGGCCTGGGCGCCCCCGCCTATGCCTATCTGGCCGTCCCCGCCGTGGTGCTGGCGCTCGGCTTCTTCCTGCTCGTGCGCAACATGGGCATCCGCGCCGACACGGCCGCGCCCTATGTCGTGGTCATCGCCAATGCCCTGCTCTCGCTGCCCTTCGCCATCGCCACCCTCGGCCCGCCGCTCGAGGCCATCGCGCGTGGCCAGGGCCGCCTCGTGCGCGCCCTGGGGCTCACCGGCTGGCAGCAGTTCGCACTGGTGGAATTCCCCCTGCTCGGGCGCGACCTCGGCGTCGCCTTCGCCCTCGCCTTCTGCTTCTCGCTGGGCGATCTCGGCGTCATCTCGCTCTTCGGCACGCAGGATTTCGCCACCCTCCCGCTCCTCATGTACCGGGCTCTTGGCACCTATCGCAGCAATGACGCCGCCGTCATCGCTGCCCTCATGCTCATCCTCGCCCTCCTCGCCTTCATCGGCCTGCCGCGCCTTTTCGAAAAGCTCGCCAATGCTCAAGCTTGA
- a CDS encoding ATP-binding cassette domain-containing protein codes for MLKLDALTYAHPGSGLTYRFDLRAYPGQVTAITGPSGSGKSTLLDLIAGFLRPTSGTMTLDSLDLVPLPPEKRPVSLLFQSETLFEHLSAERNIALGLPPRTPRAEAASRIAAALSEVGLPEVGTQRAATLSGGQKQRVALARTLLRGRPILLLDEPFSALDDETRIATRTLVRNLTQAHRWHTILVSHHADDVASMATVKYRIEAGELVEG; via the coding sequence ATGCTCAAGCTTGATGCCCTGACCTACGCCCATCCGGGCTCCGGTCTCACCTACCGCTTCGACCTGCGCGCCTATCCGGGGCAGGTCACCGCCATCACCGGCCCCTCGGGCTCGGGCAAGTCGACCCTGCTCGATCTCATCGCCGGCTTCCTTCGCCCGACCTCGGGCACCATGACGCTCGACAGCCTCGATCTCGTGCCCCTGCCGCCCGAGAAGCGTCCGGTTTCGCTGCTCTTCCAGTCCGAAACCCTCTTCGAGCACCTCTCCGCCGAGCGCAACATCGCCCTCGGCCTGCCCCCGCGGACACCGCGCGCCGAAGCCGCGTCCCGCATCGCCGCCGCCCTTTCCGAAGTCGGCCTCCCCGAAGTCGGCACGCAGCGCGCCGCGACCCTCTCGGGCGGGCAGAAACAGCGCGTCGCGCTCGCCCGCACGCTCCTGCGCGGCCGCCCGATCCTGCTTCTGGACGAACCCTTCTCGGCCCTCGACGACGAAACCCGCATCGCCACCCGCACCCTGGTGCGCAACCTCACTCAGGCCCACCGCTGGCACACCATCCTCGTCAGCCACCACGCCGACGACGTCGCCTCGATGGCGACCGTGAAATACCGGATCGAAGCGGGAGAACTGGTCGAGGGCTAG
- a CDS encoding adenylosuccinate synthase codes for MANVVVVGSQWGDEGKGKIVDWLSERADVVVRYHGGHNAGHTLVIDGVSYKLALLPSGLVRGKLSVIGNGVVVDPHHFVAEMEKLSAQGVKITPEILRIADNAPLILSLHRELDGIREDANSGLKIGTTRRGIGPAYEDKVGRRAIRLIDLTEPETLMPKIERLLAHHNALRRGLGLTELSANALYEELMSVAGQILPFMDRVYEILDEKRRAGARILFEGAQGALLDNDHGTYPFVTSSNTVAGQAAAGSGLGPTAIGYVLGITKAYTTRVGEGPFPCELDDEIGKHLATVGREVGVNTGRPRRCGWFDAVLVRQTVKTSGITGIALTKLDVLDGLKEIKVCVGYELNGSRIDYLPASMGAQAAVKPIYETLEGWSETTAGARSWAELPAQAVKYVRYIEELIGAPVALLSTSPEREDTILVHDPFQD; via the coding sequence ATGGCTAACGTTGTGGTCGTCGGTTCGCAATGGGGCGACGAGGGCAAGGGCAAGATCGTGGATTGGCTCTCCGAGCGGGCCGATGTGGTGGTGCGCTACCACGGCGGCCACAATGCCGGACACACGCTGGTCATCGATGGGGTGAGCTACAAGCTTGCGCTGCTGCCCTCGGGCCTGGTGCGCGGCAAGCTCTCGGTGATCGGGAACGGCGTGGTCGTCGATCCGCACCACTTCGTGGCCGAGATGGAAAAGCTCTCGGCGCAGGGCGTCAAGATCACCCCGGAAATCCTGCGTATTGCCGATAACGCGCCGCTGATCCTCTCGCTGCACCGCGAGCTCGACGGCATCCGCGAAGACGCCAATTCGGGGCTCAAGATCGGCACCACGCGCCGCGGCATCGGCCCGGCCTACGAGGACAAGGTCGGCCGCCGCGCCATCCGCCTGATCGACCTGACCGAGCCCGAGACGCTCATGCCCAAGATCGAGCGGCTGCTGGCGCATCACAATGCGCTGCGCCGCGGGCTGGGCCTCACCGAGCTTTCCGCCAACGCGCTCTATGAGGAGCTAATGTCGGTAGCCGGCCAGATCCTGCCCTTCATGGACCGCGTCTACGAAATCCTCGACGAGAAGCGCCGTGCCGGCGCGCGCATTCTCTTCGAGGGCGCGCAGGGCGCCCTGCTCGACAACGACCACGGCACCTATCCGTTCGTCACCTCCTCGAACACCGTTGCCGGCCAGGCTGCGGCCGGTTCGGGCCTCGGCCCCACGGCGATCGGCTACGTGCTGGGCATCACCAAGGCCTATACGACCCGCGTGGGCGAGGGGCCGTTCCCGTGCGAGCTGGACGACGAGATCGGCAAGCACCTGGCGACCGTGGGGCGCGAAGTGGGCGTCAATACGGGCCGCCCGCGCCGCTGCGGCTGGTTCGACGCCGTACTGGTCAGACAGACGGTGAAGACCTCGGGGATTACCGGTATTGCATTGACCAAACTGGACGTGCTCGACGGGCTCAAGGAGATCAAGGTCTGCGTCGGCTACGAGCTCAACGGCTCACGAATTGATTATTTGCCTGCCTCAATGGGGGCACAAGCCGCTGTTAAGCCGATCTACGAAACCCTCGAAGGGTGGTCGGAAACCACGGCTGGGGCCAGGAGCTGGGCGGAATTGCCCGCTCAGGCCGTCAAGTATGTCCGCTACATCGAGGAGTTGATCGGGGCCCCGGTGGCATTGCTTTCCACGAGCCCCGAGCGGGAGGATACCATCCTGGTACATGACCCGTTCCAAGATTGA
- a CDS encoding DMT family transporter, producing the protein MTKPHATPGSGLTSLVMDRPYLLLTLTPLFWAGNAVAGKMAVDQVDPYTLIVMRWLAALLIVLPFAWRHLRADWPAIRKGWLMLTLYGAIGYTGFNVLLYGAAHYTSAVNTSIEQALIPVLVILANFVIFRVRSTPLQLLGVFLTIFGVVYTAVHGDFGRLVTLDVNFGDALMILASISYAAYSLLLRYRPSIHWLSFLVTTFAAALMAGYVFQVLLGGGFGAIFTGLAHTTPLGWAIIAYVAFLPSVIAQLFYARGVEIIGPNRASLFINLIPVYGTILSIVILSEPLEPYHMITAVLVILGIALAEFSVRMLKRSPQG; encoded by the coding sequence ATGACAAAGCCGCATGCAACGCCCGGTAGCGGCCTAACGTCTCTGGTTATGGACCGGCCCTATCTGCTGCTCACGCTGACCCCGCTGTTCTGGGCGGGCAACGCCGTCGCGGGCAAGATGGCGGTCGATCAGGTCGATCCCTATACGCTCATCGTCATGCGCTGGCTGGCCGCGCTCCTCATCGTGCTGCCCTTTGCCTGGCGGCATCTCAGGGCCGACTGGCCGGCCATTCGCAAGGGCTGGCTCATGCTCACCCTTTATGGCGCCATCGGCTATACCGGCTTCAACGTCCTGCTCTACGGCGCCGCCCACTATACCAGCGCGGTCAACACCTCCATCGAGCAGGCCCTGATCCCGGTGCTGGTCATCCTCGCCAACTTCGTGATCTTCCGGGTGCGTTCGACGCCCCTGCAATTGCTCGGCGTCTTCCTCACCATTTTCGGGGTCGTCTACACCGCCGTCCACGGCGACTTCGGTCGCCTGGTGACGCTCGACGTCAATTTCGGCGACGCCCTGATGATCCTCGCCTCCATTTCCTACGCCGCCTATTCGCTGCTGCTGCGCTACCGGCCCTCGATCCACTGGCTGAGTTTCCTCGTCACCACTTTCGCTGCGGCCCTGATGGCGGGCTACGTCTTCCAGGTGCTGCTGGGCGGCGGGTTCGGCGCCATCTTTACCGGCCTTGCCCACACCACTCCGCTCGGCTGGGCCATCATCGCCTATGTCGCGTTCCTGCCCTCGGTCATCGCCCAGCTCTTCTATGCCCGGGGCGTCGAGATCATCGGCCCCAACCGCGCCAGCCTCTTCATTAACTTGATTCCAGTTTACGGCACCATTCTCTCGATCGTGATCCTCTCCGAGCCGCTCGAGCCCTATCACATGATCACCGCCGTCCTCGTCATCCTCGGCATCGCACTGGCCGAGTTCTCGGTCAGGATGCTCAAGCGTTCCCCTCAGGGCTGA
- the serA gene encoding phosphoglycerate dehydrogenase, with product MPKVLVSDKLSKTAVQIFKDNGVEVDYLPDLGKDKDKLLEVIGQYDGLAIRSATKVTEKIIAAATNLKVIGRAGIGVDNVDIPAATKKGIIVMNTPFGNSITTAEHAISLMLSLARQIPEADASTRASKWEKNRFMGVEVTNKTLGLIGAGNIGSIVADRAQGLKMKVIAYDPFLSPERALDLGVEKVELDDLLARADFITLHTPLTEQTRNILSREALAKVKDGVRIVNCARGGLIDEAALYDALKAGKVAGAALDVFLEEPAVNNPLFELPNVICTPHLGASTTEAQENVALQVAEQISAYLMTGEITNALNFPSISAEEAPRLTPYVKLAEALGSFAGQLTETGIKGIRIEYEGVVAGLNTRPMTAAALTGVLKPLLQDVNMVSAPQIAKDRGISVEVITREQQGAYESYMRLTVETEKQERGVAGTVFANGKPRIIQVKGINMEAELTPSMLYVTNEDKPGHIGRLGTLLGQLGVNIANFNLGRVEEGGDAIALVSIDGTLTDDQLSTIAKLDGVKQAKALRF from the coding sequence ATGCCCAAGGTTCTCGTTTCCGACAAGCTCTCCAAGACCGCCGTCCAGATCTTCAAGGACAATGGCGTCGAAGTGGATTACCTGCCCGATCTTGGCAAGGACAAGGACAAGCTGCTCGAAGTCATCGGCCAGTACGATGGCCTGGCCATCCGCTCGGCCACCAAGGTGACCGAAAAGATCATCGCCGCGGCGACCAATCTCAAGGTCATCGGCCGCGCCGGCATCGGCGTCGACAATGTCGACATTCCGGCGGCCACCAAGAAGGGCATCATCGTGATGAATACGCCCTTCGGCAATTCCATCACGACCGCCGAGCATGCCATCTCGCTCATGCTCTCGCTGGCCCGCCAGATCCCGGAAGCCGATGCTTCGACCCGCGCTTCCAAGTGGGAAAAGAACCGCTTCATGGGCGTGGAAGTGACCAACAAGACGCTCGGCCTCATCGGCGCCGGCAATATCGGCTCGATCGTGGCCGACCGCGCCCAGGGCCTGAAGATGAAAGTCATCGCCTATGACCCGTTCCTCTCGCCCGAGCGCGCGCTCGATCTGGGCGTGGAAAAGGTCGAGCTCGATGACCTCCTGGCCCGCGCCGACTTCATCACGCTCCATACCCCGCTCACCGAGCAGACACGCAACATCCTGTCGCGGGAAGCGCTGGCCAAGGTCAAGGACGGCGTGCGCATCGTCAACTGCGCCCGTGGCGGCCTGATCGACGAAGCGGCGCTCTACGATGCGCTCAAGGCCGGCAAGGTTGCCGGGGCCGCGCTCGACGTGTTCCTCGAAGAGCCGGCGGTCAACAACCCGCTGTTCGAGCTGCCCAACGTCATCTGCACCCCGCACCTGGGCGCTTCGACGACCGAAGCGCAGGAGAACGTGGCGCTGCAGGTTGCCGAGCAGATCTCGGCCTACCTCATGACCGGCGAGATCACCAATGCGCTCAACTTCCCGTCGATCTCGGCGGAAGAAGCCCCGCGCCTGACCCCTTACGTCAAGCTCGCCGAGGCGCTGGGTTCGTTCGCCGGCCAGCTCACCGAGACGGGCATCAAGGGCATCCGGATCGAATACGAGGGCGTCGTGGCCGGGCTCAACACGCGTCCGATGACCGCCGCCGCGCTCACCGGTGTGCTCAAGCCGCTGCTGCAGGACGTCAACATGGTTTCGGCCCCGCAGATCGCCAAGGATCGCGGCATCTCGGTGGAAGTCATCACCCGCGAGCAGCAGGGCGCCTATGAAAGCTACATGCGCCTGACGGTCGAGACCGAGAAGCAGGAACGCGGCGTGGCCGGCACGGTGTTCGCCAACGGCAAGCCGCGCATCATCCAGGTCAAGGGCATCAACATGGAGGCGGAACTGACCCCGTCCATGCTCTATGTCACCAACGAGGACAAGCCCGGCCATATCGGTCGCCTGGGCACGCTGCTCGGCCAGCTGGGCGTCAACATCGCCAACTTCAACCTCGGCCGCGTCGAGGAAGGCGGGGATGCCATCGCGCTCGTCTCGATCGACGGTACGCTCACCGACGACCAGCTTTCCACGATCGCCAAGCTCGACGGCGTCAAGCAGGCCAAGGCGCTGCGCTTCTGA
- a CDS encoding phosphoserine transaminase, protein MPLTAPAVKPANPNFSSGPCAKRPGWTVEALANALVGRSHRAKPAKARIEKAIQLTRELLEVPADYLIGIVPASDTGAVEMALWGMLGARGVDMLTWESFGDGWVTDVQKQLKLDDVRVLKAPYGELPDLTQVDFDRDVVFTWNGTTSGARVPNADWIAADRKGLTICDATSAAFAQNLDFTKLDVVTFSWQKALGGEAAHGILILSPRAVERLETFKPDRPLPKIFRLTKGGKLMADVFEGATINTVSMLCVEDAVDAMEWGVREGGLKALQARADANFKVLADWVAKTPWIDFLAKKPEERSNTSVCLVITDPAIAALDADKQAAFAKAIVSRLDKAGAAYDIGAYRDAPSGLRIWAGSTVEASDLAALTPWLDYAFAAEKAALEAAN, encoded by the coding sequence ATGCCCCTAACCGCACCGGCGGTCAAACCGGCTAATCCCAATTTCTCTTCTGGTCCCTGTGCAAAGCGTCCCGGCTGGACGGTGGAAGCACTTGCCAACGCGCTCGTTGGCCGGTCGCACCGCGCCAAGCCCGCCAAGGCGCGGATCGAAAAGGCGATCCAGCTCACCCGCGAGCTGCTCGAAGTGCCGGCCGATTATCTCATCGGCATCGTGCCCGCCTCCGATACCGGCGCCGTCGAAATGGCGCTCTGGGGCATGCTGGGCGCTCGTGGCGTCGACATGCTCACCTGGGAAAGCTTTGGTGACGGTTGGGTCACCGACGTCCAGAAGCAGCTCAAGCTCGATGACGTGCGCGTCCTCAAGGCGCCCTATGGCGAACTGCCCGACCTCACTCAGGTCGATTTCGACCGCGACGTCGTCTTCACGTGGAACGGCACGACTTCTGGCGCCCGCGTTCCCAATGCCGACTGGATCGCGGCGGACCGCAAGGGCCTGACCATCTGCGACGCCACTTCGGCCGCCTTCGCGCAGAACCTCGATTTCACCAAGCTCGATGTCGTCACCTTCTCCTGGCAGAAGGCGCTGGGTGGCGAAGCCGCCCATGGCATCCTGATCCTCTCGCCGCGCGCCGTCGAACGGCTCGAGACCTTCAAGCCGGATCGTCCGCTGCCCAAGATCTTCCGCCTGACCAAGGGCGGCAAGCTCATGGCCGACGTCTTCGAGGGCGCCACCATCAACACCGTCTCCATGCTCTGCGTCGAAGACGCGGTGGATGCGATGGAATGGGGCGTGCGCGAGGGTGGGCTCAAGGCCCTCCAGGCCCGTGCCGACGCCAATTTCAAGGTGCTGGCCGACTGGGTCGCCAAGACCCCGTGGATCGACTTCCTCGCCAAGAAGCCGGAAGAGCGTTCCAATACCTCGGTCTGTCTCGTGATCACGGATCCCGCGATCGCCGCGCTCGATGCCGACAAGCAGGCCGCCTTCGCCAAGGCGATCGTGTCGCGCCTCGACAAGGCGGGTGCCGCCTATGACATTGGCGCCTATCGCGACGCGCCCTCGGGTCTGCGCATCTGGGCCGGCTCGACCGTGGAAGCGTCCGATCTCGCGGCGCTGACGCCCTGGCTCGACTACGCCTTCGCCGCCGAAAAGGCCGCGCTCGAGGCTGCCAACTAA